The Candidatus Dependentiae bacterium genomic sequence TACCAACTCCCACTACACTAACATACAAAACAAAAAGTTATTTCAATAACAACCCTTTCTTTTTATTTTAAATTTTAAATATTTTTGAAGATGTCTTCATATTATTTGTAATCAAATTACCTTTAAAAACAACATTATCTAAAACAACAGAAGTTCCGTCTTCCAATTTTATATTAGATAAATCTAAATTTCCTTCAAATATAACATTTCTAAAAATTATCTTTTTTTCAAAAAAAGCACCCTTTTTAAATTCACATCCGGAAAAATTAACCGTGCTTTTAAATATAATATTTTCAAAAATCATATTTGTAGTCAATGTTATATCTCTAAAATACATTGGCCAATTAAAAATTTTATTTTTTCCATTCGGTTCAAAACTAATTGTATTATTTATTATTGCACCATCAAAATAGTAAACAGCTGTGTCTGCAAAATCTTGAGGAGTCAAAACACCTTTAAATGGGATAGTTCTTTTTTCTTTACTTAATTCATATTTAGAATCTTTTAAAAACCAAACACCTTTTTTATTTTTTTCTTTATTAATTTTTAAGTATGATAACAAGAATTTTTTAATATTTTCTTTAGTTTTAGCTTTTTTATAATCTTCAAAACCATCTACAAAAGCCTGAAAAGATACTGCCCCAGATGTAAATATTACATTACTATTTTTTATTTCAATATATTTTTCATGATCTATTCCAATTGGTGAAAGTTCAACAGCAGTTTGACGCTGTTTGCTATTTACACTATCAAGAATAATGCGTCCGCCATTTTCAACAATCATTCCATCAAACTTTAACTTACCTTTTATATAAACATTTTTCAAAATTAATGTAACACCGCTGTAAATATTAACATTTGAAAAATCCAAATCGCTTTCAAATTCTACATTTTCAAATGTAATGGTCTTTTTTCTAAATGTTCCGGATTTAAATATGCTACCGGCAAAAGAAACCGGCTTTGTAAATCTAACACCATCAAACAAAATATTATTTGTTGTTGTAATTTTTTTAAATCTTACATCTTTTTCAAAAAGATCTCCCGCTATTTTATTTCCAAATACGTTTCGCGCTTGATCATGAGATCTAAAAATAAGTTCATCTTTTAATTGTGCACCACTAAAATCTATAAATTTTATATCTATATCATCACTTATAATTGGAGTAATATAATTTATTTCGCCGGTTTCAGATATAAAATCAACTATTTCATGAGGTTCAGTACCTTTATAATAGAACGTTTCTAAACCCTCTGCTTTTTCTATTTGACTGAACAAGCGTAATCCGGTAGAAATAGCGAGCGAATAATAATCCGTCATGCCATTTCTGTCAATTTTTTTAAGATCTTCTATTAATTTAGATTGATCAATATTCGCATCCATATCTGTTTTTACATCTTTTTCTAGTGCAAAGCAAAACTGTCCAAAAGATATTAATAAAGTAAAACTTAGAAATTTTTTTACTAATTTAAAATTCATAAAACGCCCCTTAAAATTTTTTAATTTATCTAATAGATAAAAGCATAAAAAATTAATAGATAAATTTTAAAACTAAATCAATAAAAAAAAATTTTATCCCAAAAGTACTCGTTCATCAGGGTATTTATAAAGTTGTTTTTCTTGTGTTTTTCTCAATGCTAAAACCAAGGTTAATGCACCAAGGCGACCAATAATCATTAAAACAGATAAAATTAATTTACCCGATATGGATAAAAATGGAGTAATACCTGTTGAAAATCCAACAGTAGCAAATGCAGAAACAACTTCAAACATAATCTGTATAACACTAAACTGCGGATCCGTAATAAGCATTAAAAATGTTGAAAAACAAACCAATGTTAAAGATAAAGAAAATATTACCGATGTTTTAAAAATTTGCTCCGATGGAATATTTCTTCCAAAAATTTCCACACTGTCTTTATTTCTAACAGTTGCAATAATTGTTGCCAAAAAAATTGTAAACGTTGTAACTTTTATACCGCCACCTGTGGAAGATGGACTAGCACCGATAAACATCAAAATTAAAAATATAAAAATTATAGGTAATCCAAGTCTTCCTATGCAAATAGGATCAAACCCTGCAGTACGCGTTGCAACAGACATAAAAAATGCATTAATTATTTGATCAAATAAACCAAAATCTTTTAAACTATTTGTTCTTTCAAGAAAATAAAATAATACAGTTCCACTAAAAACTAAAATTGAAGACATGAATAAAACAACTTTTGTATGCAAAGATGTGACCATTTTTTTAGGTTCTTCACGCCACCAATTTTTGATTGATATAATTATATTGTTGCCAAATTCGTACCAAACTATAAAACCTACACCTCCAAATAATATCAATGTTGCCATTGTTGAAAGCGTTAACCAATGTTGTTTAACACAAAACATTCCGGGTTCAAAAAGTGAAATTCCTGTATTACAAAATGCAGAAACCGAATGAAATATGGCATAAAAAATAGCTTTATCCGATGGTAAAATTTTACTAAACGAAATATATAATAAAAATGCGCCAATGGCTTCAATGATAATTGTAAATCCTATTATCATTTTTAAAAAATTCTTAATTTTACCCCAAAATTCAAAATCCAAAATTTGTCCCGCAAAAATTTTTGTCGTAAAACTTAAATTTAGAACAAGTGAAACCATGAAAATGGATAAGGTCATAAGTCCAAGACCACCAATTTGAATCAATGCCAAAATTACACACTGACCAAAGAATGAAAAATAGGACATTGGAACTGTTAAAAGTCCAGTTACACATGTAGAAGTTACGGCAGTAAAAAAAACATCTACAAATGACATATCCACAATTCTAGACATTGGTAGCGCAAGCAAAATTGCACCTGTAAAAATCACAAATAATAAAGAGACGAGCAAAATTCTGCCCGGTGATATTTTGGATATTTTTATTTCCGGCATAAAGGTCCTTTTATTAAGTCTCTATATAAAAATAATTATTCATTTGTAAGACTATACTAAATTAAATTTCGCATGAAAAGAATTTGCAGTTTTTATTATATTTTCAATATTGGAATGCTCAAACTCCATATCCAAAACAGATTTAATCTTTTTATTATCTGCAATTAAAATGTCAACATCACCCGGTCTGCGATCAACATATTCGATATTTAATTTTGCACCAACAACTTTTTCAACAGTATTAATAATTTCACGAACGGAAAAACCTGTTCCGGAGCCTAAATTAAAAACATCTGAATCATTTCCGGCCTCAAGATATTTTAACGAAAGAAGATGTGCTTTTGCCAAGTCTTGAACATGAATATAATCTCTTATACAAGTACCGTCAGCTGTTTTATAATTCGTTCCAAAAACTTTAAATATTTTATTATTTTTAATTGCTTTCAATATTAGTGGAATTATGTGAGTTTCAGGATTGTGTATTTCGCCCAAGTCGTTTTTATAATCAGCTCCGGCTGCATTAAAATAGCGAAGCGAAACATATTTTAAATTATATGCATTTGCATAATCACGCAGTATAAATTCTACTGCAAGTTTATTTTTACCGTATGGACTTATTGGATTAAATATATGATTTTCATCCATTGGAATTTTTACCGGATTTCCATAGATGGCACATGAAGAAGAAAATATAATTTTATTTACGTTATATTTTAACATGCTGTTTAAAAAATTAAGTGTGTTTACAACATTGTTTTGATAAAATTCGGCAGGTTTTAAAACAGAAATTCCAACTTCAATAAGTGCTGCAAAATGCATAACTGCATCAATTTTATATTTTGTAAAAACAGAATCAAGCAAATTTTGGTCTGAAAAATCTCCAACTATCAATTCAGCCCAAGAGTGCTCAAATTTTTGGTTGTGCAATAACTTATCAATAATAACTACTTGATACCCATTTTGATGCATTAAGTATGCAGTATGACTACCTATATACCCCGCACCGCCAAGAATCAAAACAGTTTTTTTCATACTAAACTCACCGTTTATTTTTATTTTTTTTAAAATGTGATTATTTTGTTATTATGTTTAGCATATTATTAAAATAAGACTAGATATTGAATAAAAAATTTTCAAAGACTAGATCCCGGCTCGGTGGCCGGGATGACACCCTCGGAGCGCATAACACGCATAACACACACTGAGCGTTTTGTCATCCTGAACTTGATTCAGGATCCAGTCTTATAAACAAAAGGGTATTTATGATAAATAAAGTTAGAGGCACACAAGATTTATTGGATTTAACTTTACAAAATTTTATTTTGGATCAGCTAAAAAAACATGCTCAAATCTATAATTTTTCACAAATAGAAACACCAATACTTGAACATACAAAATTATTTGTACATTCACTTGGCGAGCAAACCGATGTGGTATCAAAGGAAATGTATGTATTTCCTGCAGAAAATGATGAAGACAGTATCTGCTTAAGACCCGAAGCAACCGCCAGTACAATAAGAGCCTATTTTGAAAATAATGTTGAAGAAAAGCCATATAAAGTATTTAGCTTTGGCCCAATGTTCAGGAGAGAACGCCCCCAAAAGGGCCGTTGGCGCCAATTTGACCAATTAAATTTTGAAGTAATTAACACCGAATCAATTTCTCAAGATGTGCAATTTATAAAAATGCTTAACTCATATTTTTCTACAACATTAAAACTGGAAAAATATATTTTAAAATTAAATTTTCTTGGATGCCTGGAAGATAGGAAACAACACAAAGAAGCCCTTAAAAATTATTTGAATTCCGTAGATTCTCAGATTTGCGATACATGCAAAGTTAGAAAAGAAACAAATATTTTACGTATATTTGATTGCAAAAATGAAAGCTGTCAAAACGCATATATAAAAGCGCCAAAGCTTACGGACCATCTTTGTGAAAGTTGTTCATCGCAATGGAACGATATAAAAGAAAAATTACAAATATTATCTATAAATTTTGTAGTAGATCCAACGCTTGTTCGTGGCCTTGATTATTACAATAAAATTGTGTTTGAATTTGCATCAACCGAATTGGGTGCTCAAAACGCATTTTGCGGCGGCGGCAGATATTCTTTAGGCCGTGAAGTTGGTGCAAAAAATGACTTTCAGTCGGTTGGAGCGGCAATTGGACTTGGCCGACTTTTACTGCTGGTCGAAAATAATAAACATAAATTAAATATTCCGGAAAATCAGCCACTCTATTTAATTTTACCCATGGAAAAAGAGCAACATAATTTAGCACTTTTACTTGCTGACGAATTACAATCAAATAAATTTTGTGTCGACGTTTTATTTGAGGGTAATATAAAAAACATGATGAAAAAGGCTAATAAAATTGGTGCCAAAAAAGTTTTAATTATTGGGCAAGATGAGCAGGACACGAATACTGTCACAATTAAAAATATGCTTACAGGCGAAAGCATTAAAGTAAAACAAGGCGACGTTATTAAAAGCTTATAGCGTAATTTTATTTACCCAGATTATAAGTAACAAAAAAACCGCTACAAACAAAACTGAATCAAATCTATCAAAAAGCCCCCCGTGCCCCGGTAATAAAATTCCGGAGTCTTTTATATTTACACGTCGCTTAAGCTTTGATTCAAAAATATCGCCAAGAAATGCAACAACCGTAATTAACAAAGAAAACAGAAAAATAGCTAGAAACGAATTTAAATATAAAACAAACGGAAAGCTTTTAATTCCGGGTAAAATAAAAATATTAAAAATAAATACCGATATAAAGCCACCGAATAAACCTTCCCAAGATTTACCAGGACTTATTGTTGGACAAATTTTATGTTTTCCAAGCATTTTACCTAAAAGATATGCTCCTGTATCTGCCACCCAAGAAACTATAAATGGATAAAGTGGAAAAATAAAATCGGTACTTCTATATTTTATGGTCAAATATATAAGAGTAAAAATTGGCAATATTGGATATAAAAAAGCTACAAGCCAAAATTTGAAACTTCTTAATGGTAAATTTATAAGAGTTGGAAGTTCAAAAAATAACATGATAAATAGTATTGCAAATAAGATAAATACAAATAATAGTAACGAATGAACATAAGAACCAAAAAAACAAAACCCTAAAATTAGCCCACTTGCAAATCTTTTGAAATTTTCATTTTTTAATAAGCTCATCTTTATACACTACCCTTCTTAAAATTAAGCCACAGGCATCTGCCTTTAATAATATTTGTTTATGATCGGGATTTTTTAATAACCCTTCAAGATATGATAACGATAAGTGGTCTTGTCTTGCAAGATCTAATGCATAACCTATCATTCTTCTTATTTGATAGCGTAAAAAAGATTTACCTGTAATTTCTATTCTTAAAATATTTAATTTTTTAATTTTTCTAACAACAATTTTATCAATCGTTCTAATTGTAGATCTATTGTCACTCTTATCCTGTTTACAAAAAGAAGCAAAATCATGCTTACCAATATACAAATTAAGTGCAGCCTGAAATTTTTGAATATTAACATGATCTATAAAATTATAGTACCAACCAAATCTTGAAATAAATGGTAACGGGCGCTTTAAAAACAGTTGATAATAATAAGTTTTATGTGAAACATTATAAAAAGGATGAAAATTATTGTCAGCAACTTTTATATTTCTTATTAAAATGGATTTAGGCAACAGTCTGTTCCAACTTTCCATTAAAATCTGGGGGTCTAAAACCAAATCTGTTTTTACCCTGGCAACTGCACCGATGGCATGAACTCCGGAATCGGTTCTGGATGCGCCAAGAATATCTACCGGAACCAAAAACGCATGCTCAAAGGTTTTTTTTAAAACCGATTGAATGGTTAAATCACCGGGTTGATGCTGCCAACCGCAAAAATCAGTTCCGTCATAAGCTATTGTAATTTTATAAACAGGCATAAATTTAATCCAAATAAAAACCCCCATCCTGACAAGAATGCCGCGGACAGGGGAAATGGAGGTTATCAATATTTATTTAATTAATTATAAACTACTAAAAAATAAATTGCAATATGATTTATTATAAGAATTTACTACATGTTCAATAGAATATCGCTTTTCTATTAACTCAATATTATTTTTACCCATTAAAACTCTTAGCCCTTTATCTTCATAAATTTTTTGCATAGCATCTTTTAGGGCCAATAAATTTCCGGGTTCGACAAGTAATCCATTAATATTATTTTCAAGCAGATCATGTCTATCTGAATATTTTGTACTAATAATTGGCAAACCAAAAGCCATAGCTTCCAACAAAGCAATCGAGAGCCCTTCACTTTTAGACGAAATAACAAAACAATCAAAAATTTTATAAAAGCCATAGGGATTAGTCTGATTTCCCATAAATATAATTTTTTTACTTAACCCCAACGAATTTACAAGCTCTTTTAAAAAAAATTCTTGTGAACCTGAACCAACAAAACATAGCTTTGTATTTTTTATATCTTTTTTTAATGAAGCAAAAGCTCTAATTAGAACATCGTAAGATTTAACAGTCTCCAAGCGGCCAACGGCACCGAAAACAAAATCACTTGAATTAAAACCCAAGAAACTTTTATCTATATTTTGAGATTTGGATTTAATTAAATTTATATCTATACCATTTTCGATAACTGTAATTTTTTCATTTAACTTTTCAGCCTGTGATTCAAAGCATTTTAAAAAACCATTTTTTACATTATTGGAAACAGCAACATATTTATCTGCTTTTAATAAATTTAATTTTTCTAAAAATATTCTTATTCTTCCATCATGCAAAAAATTACTGTGCAAATCGCAAATTATTGGAATTTTAAGAGAAGATGCTATAAATTTTGAATAAAAGTTTGCCAACCATAAAGAAGAATGTATTAAATCCGGGGATATTTTTTTTATAATTTTTTTAAGTTTTAAATATGCGAAAATATCATATTTACTAAAAAGCCCATCTATTTGAAAAGTTTTTATGCCTAAATTTTCTATTTTTTCCCTGTTGGGACCTGAATAAAAATATACAACATAATGTATGTTTCCATCATTTATTGTAGCAGATAAAAAATTGGCGAGCGCCGATTCGGCCCCGCCAATTTTTAAACTAGTTATAACATGCAATATTTTCATACAAACAAAACATGTGTTTATTCTATACCGTCAGAACCTGACATATCATATTCTTTATCAAAAAAACTTTGTAAGCGTTTACTTCTGGATGGATGTCTTAATTTTCTTAACGCTTTTACTTCTATCTGACGAATACGTTCACGAGTAACGGAAAAATCTTTTCCAACCTCTTCAAGAGTATGCTCGGAAGCAACATCTATACCAAAACGCATTTTTAATACTTTTTCTTCTCTTGGAGTTAAAGATTTTAAAACTTCACGAACTTTTTCTTTTAAATCGTCATTAACAACTGCATCCATCGGTGTATATTCATTTTCATCTTCAATAAAATCTTTTAGATAAATATCATCACTATCTCCAACAGGAGTTTCCAAAGAAATAGGCTCTTTTGAGATTTTTATTATATTTTTTATTTTTTTCTCATCAAGATTTAATTCTTTTGAAAGCTCTGCATAACTTGGCTCTCTGCCTTGATTTTGCATATATGTTCTTGTAATTTTGTTAATTTTGCTCAATGTTTCAACCATATGAACAGGAACTCTAATTGTTCTTGATTGATCTGCTATGGCTCTTGTAATAGCCTGACGAATCCACCAAGTTGCATATGTTGAAAACTTAAATCCTCTTTCAAATTCAAACTTTTCAACAGCTTTTAACAATCCAATATTACCTTCTTGAATCAAATCCAAAAAGTGTAATCCCCGGTTAATATATTTTTTTGCAATATTAACAACAAGACGCAAGTTCGCTCTTGCCAAATCATCTTTTGCTTCTTTATCTTTTCTTTGTGCAATAACAAATTGAGTATAATATGTATTAATTTTATCCAATGGAATTCCGGCTTCGCCTTCAGCTTTTTTAATAAGCTTTGTTGCCATACGCACCTGATTTTCCATCTCTTCAATTAACTTTAAATCTTGCTCTGTAGGCTTTTTAATATTTTTATAAAATACTAATTTTTCTTCAACAACTTTTATCTCGTCTTCACGTTCTCTAATTTTTGATACAATTTTTTCTATTTTTTTGCCAAATTTATAAATAAGCTTATTGGCAACTTTTATAGTTTTTATAGTATCAATTCTTGACTGCTTATTTTTTTCAACTTTTAAAAGCATCTCTTGTTTATTGGTTTCATTGTCAAGTTTACCACGATAAGATCTATAAATAGACTCTTCCTGTAAAACAAGTGATTTTAATTCGCCAAGACTTTTTAAAAATTTAATTTTTTCTTCTTCAAACTTTGGAGAATTATCTTCACCAAAATCTGAAAATTGAATAAGGTCTTTTAATATTGCAGGATCTTTTTGTAATCTTTCTTCCAATGCCAAAAGATCTTTTACAACAAACGGAAATCTGGCTATTGTATCGATAGATTTTATTTTACTATCCGCAATTGTATCGGCAATAACTTTTTCAGTTGCTTTATTCAAAAGTGGAATTTTTCCAATTTCTTTTAAATATAATTTAACAGGATCATTCAATTGAGATGCTTCTGAAAAAACTTTTAAGCTTTCAACCTCTTTTTCAGCATATGGTTCTGAAGATATTGAAACTTGCTCTAGAGAACTTTTTATATCAACTGATTTATCTTTAAATGACGACTGCTCTTCTTTTGAAAAATTACCAAGATCTTCAGCTTGTGCAGCAAGTTCTTCTTTTGAAAGCAAATCAATATTTTCTTTTTCAAAAATATGAAATAATTCAGAAACGTCTTCTTCTTTTAATTTATATTTTCTAGCAAAAGCAACAACTTCTTCGATACTCAAAACACCAATTCTCTTACCTTTTTCAATTAGCACTTGAATCTTATTGTTTATTTCACTTAATGCATATGATTTTTCTTTTTTCTCAATTTTTACAACTTTTTTAGATTCAACTTTTTTATCTTTTTTTATTTTTTGTAATTCCGGTTTTACTATTTCTATCTTTGGCTTAACTTCTTTATTTAATTCTTTTTTTATCTCAGGCTTTTTTTCAAGTTTAATTTCTTTTTTTACAACTTTTGGCTCAATCTTCTTTTCAGGCTTAAGCATTTTGCCAACGCTCTGTTTTATTTTTTTTACAAATTTTCCCAAAATTTTAGGTTTTTCTTCTTTTTTTATTACACTTTTTTTTACCGTCACTTTACTGTTTTTCAAACTATGCCCCCTTTTTAATAAAACTTTTTTGTTTTTAGACTCCAATTTTTTAGCTACATGTTTTTTTGTAACTATTTTTTTTGTAACAGCTTTTTTAACAATTTTTTTTGAATTTTTCTTATCTAATTTATTTTTATTTTTTTTCATATCAAACCCCTGGCCTGTATACCATCTTTAAGTCGGCTAAACAGCATAAACAAATCTTTTGCTCTTTTTTCATCACCATCTTTTTGAGCATTATGCATTTTTAATTTAATATCCTGCATAATCTGCCTCCAATTTTTCTTGGAAAAAAGCAACAATAGCTCATCAAAAATCTCTTTTGATTTACTTTGATCAAACTTTAAGCTACAACCAACCACCCAATCCCTATCCAAGTTATCAAGACTTTCCAAAAACAAGTTAAATAGATCAGCCGAAGAATTATTATTTAATATAATATTTTGTAATTTTTTTAATAAAATCTGAATATGATCAGAAAAA encodes the following:
- the truA gene encoding tRNA pseudouridine(38-40) synthase TruA, which encodes MPVYKITIAYDGTDFCGWQHQPGDLTIQSVLKKTFEHAFLVPVDILGASRTDSGVHAIGAVARVKTDLVLDPQILMESWNRLLPKSILIRNIKVADNNFHPFYNVSHKTYYYQLFLKRPLPFISRFGWYYNFIDHVNIQKFQAALNLYIGKHDFASFCKQDKSDNRSTIRTIDKIVVRKIKKLNILRIEITGKSFLRYQIRRMIGYALDLARQDHLSLSYLEGLLKNPDHKQILLKADACGLILRRVVYKDELIKK
- a CDS encoding pentapeptide repeat-containing protein, which gives rise to MNFKLVKKFLSFTLLISFGQFCFALEKDVKTDMDANIDQSKLIEDLKKIDRNGMTDYYSLAISTGLRLFSQIEKAEGLETFYYKGTEPHEIVDFISETGEINYITPIISDDIDIKFIDFSGAQLKDELIFRSHDQARNVFGNKIAGDLFEKDVRFKKITTTNNILFDGVRFTKPVSFAGSIFKSGTFRKKTITFENVEFESDLDFSNVNIYSGVTLILKNVYIKGKLKFDGMIVENGGRIILDSVNSKQRQTAVELSPIGIDHEKYIEIKNSNVIFTSGAVSFQAFVDGFEDYKKAKTKENIKKFLLSYLKINKEKNKKGVWFLKDSKYELSKEKRTIPFKGVLTPQDFADTAVYYFDGAIINNTISFEPNGKNKIFNWPMYFRDITLTTNMIFENIIFKSTVNFSGCEFKKGAFFEKKIIFRNVIFEGNLDLSNIKLEDGTSVVLDNVVFKGNLITNNMKTSSKIFKI
- a CDS encoding phosphatidate cytidylyltransferase; amino-acid sequence: MSLLKNENFKRFASGLILGFCFFGSYVHSLLLFVFILFAILFIMLFFELPTLINLPLRSFKFWLVAFLYPILPIFTLIYLTIKYRSTDFIFPLYPFIVSWVADTGAYLLGKMLGKHKICPTISPGKSWEGLFGGFISVFIFNIFILPGIKSFPFVLYLNSFLAIFLFSLLITVVAFLGDIFESKLKRRVNIKDSGILLPGHGGLFDRFDSVLFVAVFLLLIIWVNKITL
- the rpoD gene encoding RNA polymerase sigma factor RpoD; this translates as MKKNKNKLDKKNSKKIVKKAVTKKIVTKKHVAKKLESKNKKVLLKRGHSLKNSKVTVKKSVIKKEEKPKILGKFVKKIKQSVGKMLKPEKKIEPKVVKKEIKLEKKPEIKKELNKEVKPKIEIVKPELQKIKKDKKVESKKVVKIEKKEKSYALSEINNKIQVLIEKGKRIGVLSIEEVVAFARKYKLKEEDVSELFHIFEKENIDLLSKEELAAQAEDLGNFSKEEQSSFKDKSVDIKSSLEQVSISSEPYAEKEVESLKVFSEASQLNDPVKLYLKEIGKIPLLNKATEKVIADTIADSKIKSIDTIARFPFVVKDLLALEERLQKDPAILKDLIQFSDFGEDNSPKFEEEKIKFLKSLGELKSLVLQEESIYRSYRGKLDNETNKQEMLLKVEKNKQSRIDTIKTIKVANKLIYKFGKKIEKIVSKIREREDEIKVVEEKLVFYKNIKKPTEQDLKLIEEMENQVRMATKLIKKAEGEAGIPLDKINTYYTQFVIAQRKDKEAKDDLARANLRLVVNIAKKYINRGLHFLDLIQEGNIGLLKAVEKFEFERGFKFSTYATWWIRQAITRAIADQSRTIRVPVHMVETLSKINKITRTYMQNQGREPSYAELSKELNLDEKKIKNIIKISKEPISLETPVGDSDDIYLKDFIEDENEYTPMDAVVNDDLKEKVREVLKSLTPREEKVLKMRFGIDVASEHTLEEVGKDFSVTRERIRQIEVKALRKLRHPSRSKRLQSFFDKEYDMSGSDGIE
- a CDS encoding potassium transporter KtrB, which codes for MPEIKISKISPGRILLVSLLFVIFTGAILLALPMSRIVDMSFVDVFFTAVTSTCVTGLLTVPMSYFSFFGQCVILALIQIGGLGLMTLSIFMVSLVLNLSFTTKIFAGQILDFEFWGKIKNFLKMIIGFTIIIEAIGAFLLYISFSKILPSDKAIFYAIFHSVSAFCNTGISLFEPGMFCVKQHWLTLSTMATLILFGGVGFIVWYEFGNNIIISIKNWWREEPKKMVTSLHTKVVLFMSSILVFSGTVLFYFLERTNSLKDFGLFDQIINAFFMSVATRTAGFDPICIGRLGLPIIFIFLILMFIGASPSSTGGGIKVTTFTIFLATIIATVRNKDSVEIFGRNIPSEQIFKTSVIFSLSLTLVCFSTFLMLITDPQFSVIQIMFEVVSAFATVGFSTGITPFLSISGKLILSVLMIIGRLGALTLVLALRKTQEKQLYKYPDERVLLG
- the hisS gene encoding histidine--tRNA ligase, whose translation is MINKVRGTQDLLDLTLQNFILDQLKKHAQIYNFSQIETPILEHTKLFVHSLGEQTDVVSKEMYVFPAENDEDSICLRPEATASTIRAYFENNVEEKPYKVFSFGPMFRRERPQKGRWRQFDQLNFEVINTESISQDVQFIKMLNSYFSTTLKLEKYILKLNFLGCLEDRKQHKEALKNYLNSVDSQICDTCKVRKETNILRIFDCKNESCQNAYIKAPKLTDHLCESCSSQWNDIKEKLQILSINFVVDPTLVRGLDYYNKIVFEFASTELGAQNAFCGGGRYSLGREVGAKNDFQSVGAAIGLGRLLLLVENNKHKLNIPENQPLYLILPMEKEQHNLALLLADELQSNKFCVDVLFEGNIKNMMKKANKIGAKKVLIIGQDEQDTNTVTIKNMLTGESIKVKQGDVIKSL
- the galE gene encoding UDP-glucose 4-epimerase GalE; the protein is MKKTVLILGGAGYIGSHTAYLMHQNGYQVVIIDKLLHNQKFEHSWAELIVGDFSDQNLLDSVFTKYKIDAVMHFAALIEVGISVLKPAEFYQNNVVNTLNFLNSMLKYNVNKIIFSSSCAIYGNPVKIPMDENHIFNPISPYGKNKLAVEFILRDYANAYNLKYVSLRYFNAAGADYKNDLGEIHNPETHIIPLILKAIKNNKIFKVFGTNYKTADGTCIRDYIHVQDLAKAHLLSLKYLEAGNDSDVFNLGSGTGFSVREIINTVEKVVGAKLNIEYVDRRPGDVDILIADNKKIKSVLDMEFEHSNIENIIKTANSFHAKFNLV
- a CDS encoding glycosyltransferase, coding for MKILHVITSLKIGGAESALANFLSATINDGNIHYVVYFYSGPNREKIENLGIKTFQIDGLFSKYDIFAYLKLKKIIKKISPDLIHSSLWLANFYSKFIASSLKIPIICDLHSNFLHDGRIRIFLEKLNLLKADKYVAVSNNVKNGFLKCFESQAEKLNEKITVIENGIDINLIKSKSQNIDKSFLGFNSSDFVFGAVGRLETVKSYDVLIRAFASLKKDIKNTKLCFVGSGSQEFFLKELVNSLGLSKKIIFMGNQTNPYGFYKIFDCFVISSKSEGLSIALLEAMAFGLPIISTKYSDRHDLLENNINGLLVEPGNLLALKDAMQKIYEDKGLRVLMGKNNIELIEKRYSIEHVVNSYNKSYCNLFFSSL